In Acidobacteriota bacterium, the following proteins share a genomic window:
- the nadA gene encoding quinolinate synthase NadA: MEIEEIRRLSKEEIFRRIEKIKDELGKDLVILAHYYQNDDIVRWADFQGDSLKLAQYAASQEDANYIVFCSVNFMAEMARLLAKPYQKVLHPEFKAKCPLAEMADVKKVKKAWSELNEIIRDDVIPITYVNSTVELKAFCGENDGLVCTSANAPNVFKWELAKNKKIFFFPDENLGTNTSLKLGFRREEILTWEPNKIYGGNSEKQIKDSRIFLWKGFCYVHLVFTPFHVEEVKEKYKDIKVIVHPECFPEVCALSDSVGSTSFIKKTVEQAPPGSSWAIGTEWNLVNRLKNENIDKFIIPLAESRCSQMAKINLENFLFTLESILTGRLVGEVIISEEIKNWAEISLRRMLEIKI; the protein is encoded by the coding sequence ATGGAGATTGAAGAGATAAGAAGGTTATCCAAAGAAGAGATATTCAGAAGAATCGAAAAAATAAAAGATGAATTGGGTAAAGATCTTGTTATTTTAGCTCATTATTATCAAAATGATGATATTGTAAGATGGGCAGATTTTCAGGGTGATTCTCTAAAGTTAGCCCAGTATGCAGCTTCTCAAGAAGATGCTAATTATATTGTTTTCTGTTCTGTTAATTTTATGGCAGAAATGGCCAGATTGTTAGCAAAACCTTATCAGAAAGTGTTACACCCAGAATTCAAAGCAAAATGTCCTCTTGCAGAAATGGCTGATGTTAAAAAGGTCAAAAAAGCATGGTCCGAGTTGAATGAAATCATAAGGGATGATGTAATACCGATAACATACGTTAATTCCACAGTAGAGTTAAAAGCTTTCTGCGGAGAGAACGATGGATTAGTATGCACTTCCGCTAATGCTCCAAATGTGTTTAAATGGGAGTTAGCTAAAAATAAAAAAATTTTCTTTTTTCCGGATGAGAATCTTGGGACAAATACATCATTAAAATTAGGATTCAGAAGAGAAGAAATTCTAACATGGGAGCCTAATAAAATATATGGAGGAAATTCTGAAAAACAAATAAAGGATTCGAGAATATTTTTATGGAAAGGCTTCTGCTATGTTCATTTGGTTTTTACTCCTTTCCATGTTGAAGAAGTAAAAGAAAAGTATAAAGATATAAAAGTCATTGTTCACCCTGAATGTTTTCCTGAGGTTTGTGCTTTATCCGATTCTGTAGGCTCAACAAGTTTTATCAAAAAGACAGTTGAACAAGCTCCGCCAGGTAGTAGTTGGGCTATTGGAACTGAATGGAATCTTGTAAATAGATTAAAAAATGAAAACATAGATAAATTTATAATTCCTTTGGCAGAGAGTAGATGTTCTCAAATGGCAAAAATAAATTTGGAGAATTTCCTTTTTACCCTTGAGAGTATTTTAACAGGAAGGCTGGTTGGTGAAGTTATAATTTCTGAGGAAATAAAAAACTGGGCTGAAATATCCTTAAGGAGAATGTTAGAAATCAAAATTTAA